The window GTTTTCCACATAGTCGAACGCCTGGCCGCGCTGGCGCTGCTCGTTGTTCTGGCGCCGCTTCTTGCGCTGCTGAGCATCGTGCTCCTGGTGGCTCAGGGACGGCCGATCTTCTTCTCGCAGGAACGGGCAGGTCTCGGCGGTGCGACGTTTTCCATTCACAAGTTTCGAACGATGGCGCACAATGCATCGAACGAATCGCATGCGGATCGGGTGACCCTTCCCGGGCGAATCCTGCGGCGACTTGGCCTTGATGAACTGCCACAGCTGGTCAACATTGTGCTGGGCGAGATGAGTTTCATCGGCCCTAGACCTACACTCCCCGAGCAGGTAGAGCGCTATGGACACTACGAGCGAAGGCGGCTGAATACGCGTCCGGGGATCACGGGATGGGCGCAGGTCCACGGTCGCAATTCCATCCCCTGGACGATCCGAATCCTGCTCGACGTGTGGTATGTCGATAACCGGACGGTCTGGCTGGATCTTCAGATTCTCTGGCGAACCATCGGTGCCGTTGTGTCCGGTCGGGGCGTGTACGGTGACGGAGGATTGAATCCGGACTTCGGTATCGCTGACGTGTCGCGGACGGATCTCCCACGGACGAAGCGATAGTATCATGTCCGACCTTGTAATCGTCGGAGCGGGTGGGTTCGGAGCAGAGACGGCTGCACTGGTCGAAGACATTAACGACACCGCCTCCCGATGGTCGCTGGTCGGCTTCCTTGACGATGATCCGGAACTGCACGGTACGTCGGTGATCGATTATCCCGTGCTGGGCGAGGTTGACTGGCTCAGTAAACACAGAGCTCGATATGTTGCAGCCGTGGGTCGATCGCGTGTGCGCGAAGAGCTCACACGCAGGCTCAGCAACATAGGCGCAACGCCCGCTACCTTGCTCCATCCAACCGTGTCAATC of the Rhodothermales bacterium genome contains:
- a CDS encoding sugar transferase; translation: MGPNVFHIVERLAALALLVVLAPLLALLSIVLLVAQGRPIFFSQERAGLGGATFSIHKFRTMAHNASNESHADRVTLPGRILRRLGLDELPQLVNIVLGEMSFIGPRPTLPEQVERYGHYERRRLNTRPGITGWAQVHGRNSIPWTIRILLDVWYVDNRTVWLDLQILWRTIGAVVSGRGVYGDGGLNPDFGIADVSRTDLPRTKR